From Nitrosopumilus zosterae, the proteins below share one genomic window:
- a CDS encoding TATA-box-binding protein — protein sequence MTETKPVIAIVNVVASATIEQKLDLVDITKKFPDVEYHPEQFPGAVFRLKTPRTATLLFGSGKMVCTGAKSEEMAIKAVNIVVQNLRKGKIKIKNEPIVTIQNIVSSINLGGKVNLEQAARTLPRSMYEPEQFPGLIHRMLDPKTVILIFASGKLVCVGARIEKDIHRSVNQIHSLLEEKNLMVYN from the coding sequence ATGACAGAAACCAAGCCAGTAATAGCAATTGTTAACGTTGTAGCATCTGCAACAATTGAACAGAAATTAGATCTTGTAGACATAACAAAAAAATTCCCAGATGTGGAATATCATCCAGAGCAATTTCCTGGAGCAGTTTTCAGACTTAAAACTCCTCGAACTGCCACATTGCTTTTTGGTTCAGGGAAAATGGTTTGCACAGGTGCCAAATCAGAAGAGATGGCAATAAAAGCAGTAAATATTGTTGTTCAAAATTTAAGAAAAGGAAAAATCAAAATTAAAAACGAACCCATAGTTACAATTCAAAATATTGTATCATCAATTAACCTTGGAGGAAAAGTAAACTTGGAACAAGCAGCTAGAACCCTTCCAAGAAGCATGTATGAACCAGAGCAATTCCCAGGACTGATTCATAGAATGCTTGATCCAAAAACAGTAATTTTGATTTTCGCGTCAGGCAAATTAGTTTGTGTGGGTGCAAGAATTGAAAAAGACATTCATCGATCTGTCAATCAAATCCACAGTTTGCTCGAAGAGAAAAACTTGATGGTTTACAATTAA
- a CDS encoding transcription initiation factor IIB — protein MLSDDVTGERFCGKCGFVISETLQDSGPEWRSFSKDGGTDPTRTGAPTSLAMHDRGLATIISPMNKDASGKPLSTSMKSTIERLRTWDSRSKVNASADKNLRQALSQLSTLKDKLSLSDSVIEKASYIYRKALEKGLVRGRSISALIAAALYAACRDTETPRTLKDVADAGNIKKKDISRCYRILHQELELKMPVVNPVQCIARISSKLDISEKTKRYAAKVLQIARDHEESAGKDPMGLAAAALYLSCVKNGEDRTQRDIAEASNVTEVTIRNRYKGLRLDQDTEI, from the coding sequence ATGTTATCAGATGATGTTACAGGAGAAAGATTTTGTGGCAAATGTGGATTTGTAATTTCAGAGACACTTCAAGATTCTGGACCTGAATGGAGGTCATTTTCAAAAGATGGTGGAACAGATCCAACAAGAACAGGGGCTCCGACATCACTTGCAATGCATGATAGAGGACTCGCCACAATTATTAGTCCAATGAACAAGGATGCATCTGGGAAACCTCTTTCTACATCCATGAAGAGCACCATTGAAAGGCTGAGAACTTGGGATAGTAGAAGCAAGGTAAATGCATCTGCAGATAAGAATCTCAGACAAGCGCTAAGTCAGTTATCAACATTAAAAGACAAATTATCACTTTCAGATTCAGTAATTGAAAAAGCATCTTACATTTACAGAAAAGCATTAGAAAAAGGACTAGTTAGAGGTCGTTCAATTTCAGCTTTAATTGCAGCGGCACTTTATGCAGCTTGTAGAGACACTGAAACCCCTAGAACTCTGAAAGATGTTGCAGATGCAGGAAACATAAAGAAAAAAGATATTTCACGGTGTTACAGAATATTACATCAAGAGTTAGAGCTAAAAATGCCTGTGGTAAACCCGGTTCAATGCATTGCAAGAATTTCAAGCAAACTGGATATTTCTGAGAAAACTAAACGTTATGCAGCTAAAGTTCTTCAGATTGCTCGGGATCATGAGGAATCTGCAGGGAAAGACCCTATGGGATTAGCAGCAGCTGCGTTGTACCTCTCATGTGTAAAAAATGGTGAGGACAGGACTCAAAGAGACATTGCAGAAGCCTCAAATGTGACAGAAGTGACCATTAGAAATAGATACAAAGGTCTCAGATTAGACCAAGATACGGAGATATAG